TTAACCACATCTATTTGATGAGAGCATAATTCGGCCATAAGACCTCCAGAATATTCTTTATACATACGCCAGTTAATCTGCTGATCTTCTGCACCTTTTGGCACAGGTTTCCGCCAGTCGTTATTACGGTGATACTGGCATTCATATTGCTTAACCTCGCCTAACCAGCCTCTGGCAATCATATCTGCTATTTTATGATAAAGTCTAAAATAACGGTACTGATGTCCTACTTGAAAAACCAAGTTTTTATGCGCCTCTACCTTTTTTACTAAGTCTAGCGCTTGCTTAATGTCATAGGTCATGGTTTTTTCCAGGTATACGTGTTTACCTGCCTCCAATGCGTCTATTGCCATCTGATAATGTAAATACAACGGTGTAGCAATGATTATAGCATCCAAGTCTTTATTGTCAAGCATTTGTCTATAATCTGTATATGCTTTAGCCTTAGGCGCTGCTAGTGCCATTGCCACCCTTAAATGCGGGTCGAATACGTCACAACAGGCCGAAAGTTCAATTCCCGGTAAACTTTTCACAATATTGGCTATTCCAACACCCCGACTACCTGTCCCCAAAATTCCCAATCGGATCACCTCCTTACTTGACTTTGTCATATTAATCAATGGCACTGGCACCAAAGGGATTAGGCTCACCAGAGCTAAACTACCTCTTGCCAAGAAATTGCGTCTTGAAACATTTTCCTTCTTCATTTTTTTATAAATACTTCGTTATTACCAACCTTAAATATTATTACTGGAAGCATTCGTAGCTTCTGTTTTGGACAATGGTAAGATCACTCTTCCTTCAGAAATCTGGATCTTACCATTACTACCTACCTTATCTACTATTTTTGATTACTAAAATTTTATGACCGGTTACCTATAGCCTGGATTTTGCTTTAACGTCTCGACACCGTCTTCACTGCTTAGAAAAATTTCATTCAATGGTATAGGCATATATTCATTAATGCCCGTACTAAAACTTCCACCTGATAAATAGCCAGTAATACTACTTTCCCGCTCAATATATCGATTAATGGTTTGGTCCGCAATGTCCCATCTAACTAAATCAAATGCACGATGGCCTTCAAGTGCAAGTTCTAGTCTCCTTTCAAAATAGACCGCATTTCGGGCCATTTCTTGATCGGTCCACGGAGTTTCATATAAAGAAATTTCATAATTCGCGGCATTGCTGCCATCGTCCATCTTTACAAAACCTTCGCTATTAGCTGCTCTTTCTCGAATCATATTCACATATGTCCGGGCCTGTTCAAGCGTACCGATTTCTACTTCACACTCTGCGGCCATCAGCACGACATCTGCTAGGCGAATAACATTAATATTCACGGCATTATCTCTTGAATTTGCGCCTTCAGAATATTCGCCATTCTGATCTTTAGTATAGGTATATTTTTTTGTCATATATGGCCCACCATGCGACTGATCTCTGATCCAGTTTTGACCAGGAAAATTTCCCCAGCCCAAATAAGGTATTCCTCTACGTGCTACGGCCCAATCTAGTCTGGGATCTAAGGACCCAGTATGAGGTTCAAAAGGTTGGCTTGACGAAAGTCCCAAATCGCTTTTGACCCCTTCTAAATAATACTCATTTAATAAAGGAAGTCCATTTTCCGTTCTAAAGGCATTAACTAAATCCTGCGAGGGCTGAAAATAGCCCAAAGAGTTAGGTGCGTCTGGCCCTGCGTTGTATACACCAGTGCCCCAATTCCCCCTATTACCATTTGCGCCGTTCGCTCCATCATTTACCGACATCTGAACTTGGAAAATCGCTTCAGAATTATTTTTAAAGGCAGCATTAAAATTTTGCCAATATAGTGGAGCCAAGCTATAACCGCGCGCAGTTATGACCGTTTCTAATAGCGGTTTAGCGCGTTCATAATCTTTTAAATACATATATGATTTAGCAAGATAAGCTTCTGCTGCACCTTTGGTAGCTCTTCCGGGTTGAGATTGTGTTTGTGGAAGGTATTCTGCTGCATATTCAAAATCTGCAAGAATATCCGGCCATATATCCCGGTCATTGGGCACATTGTGATTTTCCAGATCCTCACCTACATAAGGCACATTATTCCATAGTCGCTTCGCTTCAAAATGATAGTGTCCTCTTAAGAACCGCGCCTCAGCAGTCAACTCATTTCTCGTTTCGTCGTCTATTTCTTCAACTATTTTAATGAGTGATAACGCGTCATTGCACCTGCCAATAGCGTGATATAGACCTTCCCATTTCTCCAATAAATAGATATTAGCTGACTGAGGTTCCTGACGTTCTAATTCGGCCATCTCAACACCGCAGCCTGGATCGCAACCTTTGTGTAGTTCATCTCCCCGTAAACTTCCCCATATTAAATTAGCGGGATATGCACCCATGGTACCATTACCATCCAGCAACGCATAGGCACCAACCAATAGTGCGTTAATACCCGCTTCATTTTCAAGAGTTGAAAGGTCGACTTCTCCCTGTGGTTGCTTGCTAAGAAAATCCTTGCCACAAGACACTAGTAAAATAATGCTTATGAACCATAATATACCATATTGTGTTTTCATTATATTAATATTTTGATTTATAGTGATAGATTAATACCGAGATTAACAGATCTTGTTACAGGATATGCGCCCTGATCGATGCCCATATCTACCAAACCACTATTAAACAATTCGGGATCTATACCTGAATATTTCGTAAACGTTAATAAATTAAATCCCTGTAAGTATATCCTACAATTTTGAATCTTAATTCTTTCAAGAAATTTCGGTTGCAGGTTAACGCCTAACTGAACATTTTTCAATCGCAGATAAGAACCGTCTTCGATATAATAATCAGATGCCCTAGAATCCAGTTGTGTCCTATTTCGATTTAACAGAGGTAAGGTGGCATCGCGATTTGTTTCAGTCCAGGTGTCCAACATACGTACACTTCTATTTCCTCCAAAGTTGTCAAAATCAGTAAACCATTTCAATGTATTAACTACATCATTACCTTGCGACCCCTGAAAGAAAAGCACTAAATCTATATTTTTATAATTGAGTGATAAATTCAATCCATAAGTAAAATCAGGATGCGGATTACCTATCCACGTCTGATCATTTGCATCAATGATTCCGTCGCCATTGATATCTTTAATCCGAAAAGCGCCAACCGCTTTCCTTTCCTGCGATGCATGTGCTTCAACTTCCTCCTGGTTTTGGAAAAAACCATCGGTTTGATAGGTATAAAAAGCAGATACGGGATGTCCTTTTTGTATTCTGGTAAAAAAACCGGGTCTGGTATCACCACCAGCGATAAAAGTATTATCATTATCATCGATCTTAAGCACTTCATTCCGATAGAGCGAAAAATTGCCACCAACCGCATATTGCAGATCCCCCCCGATCGTACCTTGATAATTCAGCATGATATCTATCCCTTTATTAACCATTTCTCCAATGTTTTGAAAAGGGGGAGCGGCACCCCCGGCAGTTGAAGGCAGCGGTGTTCGATATAGCATATCTTTAGTTACATTCCGATAAATATCTATCGTCATATCTAAGCGGTTATCCATCACCGCTACATCTAAACCTAAGTTTGTTGAAATAGAGGTTTCCCACCTCAAATCAGGATTACCCAAAGCCGCTATTGCGAAGCCATTGATAAGACTACCGCTTGTGCCCGCTAAATCATACGAAGTAGTGCCAGGAGCTGTAGTATAGGTACTAAACGCAGCATAGTTGCCAATTTCCTGATTACCTGTTTTACCAACCCCACCTCGGAGTTTAAGATTATTGACGAAAGTTGAATTACGGAGCATATCTTCCTCCGAAATAACCCACCCTAATCCTACTGCCGGAAAAAAACCGTATTGATTATTTTCTCCAAAACGTGAAGAACCATCTCTTCTTAATGTGGCGCTAGCTAAGTACTTACTTTTATAGCTGTAGTCTATTTTTCCAAATATAGAGAACAATCCCCATTGTGCTCCGGTACCACTATTAACGATATTCGTTTCACCAGCACTCAAATAACGATAGTTTGGGTCTAGGGTAAAGTAATTTTCTCTACCTCCACTTATACGCCTAAAATTATCCTGAATAGCCTCCGTTCCCCCTAACACATTTAATAAATGAGACTCATTAAATGTTTTACTATAGCTCAAGGTATTCGTCCATGTCCAATTTAGCGTACTCTCGGCATATTCACTCAGTCCGTTACGCAAGCCTGGTTCGGAAGCTTCAACTTGGACGAAATCAAAACTATGCCCGCTATTATAGGCGTAATCTAATCCAAAATTACTTCTTGCCTTTAACCCTTCAAGGATATTTATTTCCGCGAACATGTTTCCAAAAACACGACTTTCCTTAGCCCTGTTATCTTGTCCTCTACTTAATTGCGCTAATGGGTTATACGAGTTTCCCAGTCCAGCGGCACGGGAGCCGGCAAAATTTCCGTTAATATCATAAGCCGGTATGATGCGGGGGAGCCTGAATGCCATTGTTAACGGATTGGTTTGACTCTGATAGCCCGTCACTCCCCGATTCTCCGTATATGCGAACTGCAAATTTTCACCGATTTTCAGTTTGTTGTCTAAAAAACCAAACTCTGTGTTTGCCCGGATGCTGTAGCGATTAAAACCGGTATATTTTAAGAGGCCATCCTGTCCGAAATACCCGGTAGAAAACACGTATTTACTGAGATCGGTACCGCCGGTCGCCGTTACCTGATAACTCTGAATAGGTGCTGACTGAAAGATTTCATCAAACCAATCGGTACCCATTTTATTTGCTCGAGTTATGGGATTATCTTGGCTGGTAACCATCAGCGGATTATAACTATATAAAGCTGGATCTGCCCTAGGATCACCATCCATTGCTCCCGCCGGCCAAGTGTAGTCTGGCAATACCGGGTTGGTTCCGTTTCCATACTGTGGATGGCTCGGTGTGAGCCCAGAATTTCGTTGTAGTGCCCACTCTATCTCTGCCGCCTGTATTGGCGTTACCATCTCTGGCATTTTGCCGGCAGATTGGATGCCGTAAAAACTTTCAACAGCGAGCCTTGGTTTTCCAGATCGCCCTTGTTTCGTTGTGATTACAACCACTCCATTACTTGCTCTAGAACCGTAAACTGAAGCTGCGGCTGCATCCTTTAAAATCTGTATCGTTTCAATATCGTTCGGGTTTATGCTATTCAGGTTTTGTTTTGTGGGGACTCCATCAATGACATATAAGGGATTACTATTATTTATGGTCCCAAAGCCTCTAATCCGTACGGTTTGATTACCTCCGGGCCGCCCATCATTTACTACAGTTACTCCCGCAGCTCTGCCTTGAAGGGCTTGTCCTAAATTAGGAGCAGGGACGGCTTTCAAATCTTCGGCAGCAACGCTGGTGATAGCACCTGTTATATCCTTCCGTTGTTGCGTACCGTATCCAGTAACAACTACTTCGTTTAACGACTGAAAATCTTGTGCTAACAAGACTTTTAACGTGTCTTCCGAAGTCTTCAGCTCAAGAGGAATGTATCCTATCGAGGTAAACACTAAGACATCTTCTATGTTAATGGTTATTTGAAACGTTCCATCGGCAGACGTGTTAATATGCTGTCCACCAGGTTTTGCAGTAATATTGACTCCATGAATAGGCGTTTGGGTTAAACTGTCGAGCACTATTCCAGTAACCTCTCTCACGTTCTGCCCCCTGGCACTTAAAGCAGATAAGACCGCAAATAAAAATGCTATTGCCTTAAATTTATAACTTTTCATTATTTTATATTAGCGTTAGTTCATCTAATGATTGCTTTCAACATTTACTTTGTCAACACCTATTTTATGGGGATCTACACCTAAGAAAATAAATATTCATAATAGTGGCTTTTGGTATAGTCTTACAAACAATGTTTGAAACTACGTTAACGTTACCGTTATTCTATCAATAAATAGTGCTTATTATATTCAACACCACCGATACTTAAGCGATCAAGAGATATTTATGTTCTTGATGCTTACCTTTCAAAAAAAATTCCACGCAGTTTCTCATATATCGGCTATTTTTATTAACACTGTATTAAATTTAACCGGGATGTTATGGTAACTTTCCCGAATTTTTACAATGAAATCACTAAATATAGCTTACAGACCCGAAGCAAATTATTGCTTAAATGGCAAACAAAATGTGATTATCAATAAAAACAAAGCCTCAGGTTTACAATTACGTTAGCGTTACCGTAAACTAAGGTAAAAAAAAGTTCTCATCCAAATTTTTATTGATTTTTATCAAAACGTTTTGAACAAGACATCGATATAAACTTATTATTTTCACACATTAGCGTAGCGGTAATAAAACAACTCACGACAATCTTAGCTGACGAGAAAAAAAGAACGATTGGGAGTCTCCTTCCTTTTATAAATCTGCAAAACATGTTTCCAATAATACTTGTTAAACATCATATACCATCCAGCAACATAAAGACATTGTAATGCAGGAACGCTTTGCTTTATATATATCCGAAAGTAATAGTGAAATAAACATCAACACCTGAAGGTGAGCTCTTTTTTAAAATGATCAACAATATAAAAAAGCACGCATGACAAAAGAAGAAACAATGATCAGGGAATATATCGACGCCTACAACAAGTTTGATATCGAAAAAATGCTCGAAAATCTCGATGAAAATTTGAGATTTGAAAATATTGCAAACGGCGTATCCAACATGATACTGAAAAATAAAAAGGAATTTAAGGCACAGGCTGAGCTTGTCGTAAGCTTCTTTTTAGAAAGAAGACAAGTAATAAGCAGTATATCACATAGAGATAACACGTATGAGGTAATATTGGACTATTATGCTAAACTTGCCAAAGATCTTCCCAATGGTCTAAAAAAAAACGAGACAATAAACCTTCAAGGAAAATCTATTTTTAAAGTTTCAGGTAACAAAATTGCTGCAATTACCGACATAAGTTAGCGATGTTTGTATCGATTAGCTACGATTGTTCAGTGTGATGTTATCGTCTGAAAATTAATGAATGGATGTTTTTGAAAATAGATTAATAACAATTACACCTACAATAATCAATACCTGTCCAATAACAGCGGGAAAATCTGGGACTTGCTTATAAAGGAAAATGCCAACCACCGTTATTAAAACTATCCCTATACCTGACCATAACGCATGCGCAACGCCGATTGGAATAGATTTAAGCGTTAAGCTCAAAAAATAAAATGCTCCAATATATCCTGCAAGAGTTACTGCTGTAGGCAGCCATTTACTAAATTGATCTGAACTTTTCATTGCCGAGGTCGCTATAGTTTCCAACACTATGGCAATCGCAAGAAAAAGAAATTTTTTCATATTTACTTTTTTGATAGAAGCAAATATGACAATTATTTGTATTCATAAATTTGACATATGTCAAATTACTCTTTTCTTATTCGACTTAAGGTCTCTTGAGTCACTCCCAGAAAAGAAGCAATGTGTCCTAGTGAGACCCGCATAACTAAATCAGGGTAGTCTCCCAGCAGTCTTTTATATTTTTCTATGGCGGTTAAGGTCTGCAACGCAGCTATACGCTCTTCTAAAAATACACAGTAAGATTCCGCAGTTTTTCGCCCTATACTGTTCATCTCAGGAAAATCACTATAGATTTTAAGTAGATCTGTAGTTGTTAAAGGGTAGATTGTCGAGTCTTCTAAACATTGAATGTATTCTGTTGCTGGTTTATTAAGGTATAACGGCAATGTAGACCCTAAAAGGGTGTGTTCAAGACCAAACCAAGTATTGATTTCTTTATCAGTCTGTATATAAAAAGCCCTCACTAACCCCGTATCAATTACAAACAGGTTACCAAGTATTTGTCCGGCTTTTAATAAATAGCCTCCCTTGGACTTCTGAATAATTTTGGTTCTGCTGGTTATAACTTTCTTGACGCTTTCTGCTATATGACCAAATTTTTCCAATTCATTAATTAGTGGATTCATTATATTTTAGGAATTCAAAATACTAATGGTAAGATTAAACATCATACCATAGCTGGACTAATCCAGAAGGAAAGGTAATACTCTTTTTAAAATTTTAGCGATATAGCCATCCAGGCTCATAGCTGTGTAAAGATTTAATTTCCGTTCCATTTATGGTTTATCCGGTTAAAGATACAAACTGATGTTCATAACAGACAGCCAATTAAAATCATTCAAATAGACTTATTGTATAGTCGAGCAGTTCCGCCCCTCCCAATTTTCCATGCCCAGGAACAACTACTGATGTTTCAGGATACTTTGCTTTCACCTTTTTGACTGTTTTCGCCCATTCTTCCACATTAGCATCTTCTAAATTTCCCTTGGTTGCATTTATCTCCTTTATCAAACAACCACCAAACATGATTTTTTCTGTTGGAAAATAGCCTATTATATTGTCTCTCGTATGTCCTTCCCCAAGAAATTCTACGTTCACCTTTTCATCGCCTACATTCAGTTCGAGAAACTCTTCGAAGCTATTTTGTGGCAGAACTATTTCCTGCTCTTTTGCCAAGTCTATAGTACGTTGATTTGCATAGGAAGGAACGCCATGACTATGAAAGGCCTGTAAGCCACCTAAGCAATCGTCATGAAAATGCGTTGCAACAACCGATTTTATCTCCGCTTTCAGTGATCCTTTCACCCAATTTATTAATTCTTCCGAAGCTTCATTATCTGCTGGTGTATCAAAAACTAGTGCTTGACCATCGTCTAAAACGATCATTCCATTGCAGGCAACTTTCCCAAAGCTTTCGGAGTTAAAGAAAGACATATGTGTGTAAACATGATCTGAAATTTTATCAATGACTAAATTGTCTGACACATATTGCTCACCTTCTTCCTTAACTTTTGAAAAGTTACAACCACAAAAAATACTTCCGACAACTAATAAGAACAAAATCTTCTTCATACCTCTTTTTTTTAAACTAGATGGATAAAAGTACATAAAATCGACAAATTATTCGGTGCTTCGTAGATAAGTATTATTTAATTAATAGGCTCACCAACTTCATCTTATCTTTTAGTTATTTAACATGTAAACTTGCATATATAATCAAGATTATATAATATTGCAACATGTTTGTATATATACCAAAAAGGTAGCTACTCTACCAATAGACCTTTCGAATTCTATTCTTCTTTTTTCTTTGGGAGATATTTCTGTTGTTGATTTTTACACATAACAATGGATTCAATTGGATAAAATTGAGAGAACTCAACGAGTGCCTCCTGTCGACGAGTCAATATTGATCTATTTTTATCAACACATTACCTTGAAAGTGAAAAGAAACAGAGAGATCTATAAAACACTACTAAATGGATTATTAGCTTTAAATTAACACCTATAACATTGTTTAAAACGATTACCCGCAATGGAAAAGACTTCCCCCTCCTCTTTCAATAGTTACCAGATACTAGTCATAGCTATATTAGCCGTCACGCAGTTCACGGTAATTCTGGATTTCATGGTCATGTCGCCCATGGGGGATCTGATGATCAAGTCGATGGACATGGACGCAAAAGCATTTGGTTTAGCGGTATCTGCGTATGCGTTTAGCGCTGGAGCCTCAGGATTGTTGACAGCCGGTTTTGCTGACAAGTTCGATCGTAAAAGACTGCTGTTATTCTTTTATGTCGGCTTCATTATTGGCACCTTTCTATGTGGCTTAGCAAACAGTTTGGTAACATTAATTGCTGCGCGCATCATTACAGGACTTTTTGGTGGCGTTATTGGATCTATTTCTATGGCAATTATCACCGACCTATTTTCACTTGCGCAGCGAGGTCGTGTTATGGGCTTTGTACAAATGGGCTTCGGTGCGAGTCAGGTTCTCGGAATACCTATCGGTTTGTACATAGCTAATAAATGGGGATGGGAAGCGCCATTCCTAATGATTGCCACAGCTTCTATTTTTATCGCATTAATCATTGCCCTGCGCTTAAAACCTATTAAACAGCATCTTGGTATGCAACAGCAGCAAAAAGCCATTAGCCACTTGTGGCATACATTAAAGAACAAACATTACAAGGTTGGCTTCGCTGCAACAGCATTCCTTTCCATCGGTGGATTTATGATGATGCCCTACTCAACGGTATTTGCTGTAAACAACTTGGGTGTAGATCACGAGCAACTACCTCTTTTATTTATGGTGTCTGGTGTTTGTGCCTTAATTACTATGCCAATTGTAGGACAGTTAAGTGACAAAGTGAGCAAGTTCAAACTTTTTGCAATAGCCAGTATATGGCTTATGATGATTTGTGTAATATACACCAATCTGTCAATTACTCCTTTTTGGCTGGTCATTTCACTCAATATCTTGATGATGATTTCTATTATGGGAAGAATGGTACCTTCTTCGGCTTTAACGAGTGCCGTTCCACAAAAACAAGATCGAGGGGCTTTTATGAGTATTAATGCTTCTCTACAACAGATAGCTGGTGGTATTGGAGCGGTGATATCCGGTTTGATCGTTTATCAACAAGACAAAACAACTCCTTTGATGCATTATAATTACGTGGGATATACGGTGGTGGCCATAACCATTATTAGTATCTTGATGGTAAGACGAGTGGATGGTTTGATTAAAGCACAGTCTGTAGCTATAGATGATAATCTGCCTCGAACATCTAGTTAACAGTATTATGACACGTCTTCAAGGTTGACGTGGCCCAATCCCCCCCTTCCAATGTCGTTTTCACATCCCTCACGGAAAGGATTAGCTGTGTATATTTGCTATATATACTATAAAACAACTGAACTATGAAGAACTTAATTTTTCCATGTCTTTGGTTTGACGGTAAGGCAAAAGAAGCGGCAACCCTCTATTGTTCGCTTTTCAATAATTCGAGTATCACCACAGAGACCGAAATGGTCGTAAACTTTAAATTGAACGGACAGCTCTTTATGGGTCTGAATGGCGGCCCACAATTTAAACCAACTGCGTCAATATCATTTTTTGTTACGTTTGAAAATGATCATGAGCTTGAAAGAGCCTGGAAAGGTCTTGCAGACGGCGGCTTTGTTTTTATGCCATTAGATAAATATGATTGGAGTGAAAAGTATGGTTGGGTACAAGACCAATTCGGTATCTCTTGGCAATTAAGTTTAGGGAACATAAGGGAAATAGGACAAAAACTTGTTCCCCTACTAATGTTTTGTGGAGATTATCAAGGAATGGCGAAAGATGCGATAGATCATTACGTTTCAATCTTTGACCAGTCTAAAGTAGATATGATAGCTACGTATAAACCAGAACAGGTAACGCTCGATGCAACAATTGTACATGCTCGTTTTTATTTAGGGAATAATCTATTAATGGCGATGGATAGCAATGTACCGCAGCCGTTCACTTTTAACGAAGGTATATCGTTGGTTGTTGATTGCAAGACGCAGGAAGAAATTGATCATTATTGGAGTAAACTTAGCGAAGGTGGCGAGGAAAGTATGTGCGGCTGGCTCAAGGATAAATTTGGCGTATCATGGCAAATTGTACCTACCGTCTTGCATGAGCTCATGAGCGATGCCCAAAAAGCACCTAAAGTAATGCAGGCCTTTATGCAAATGAGGAAGTTTGACATAGAGGGTCTCTTAAGAGCGACAAAAGCATAACGTAGCCATGTGAAAGGGATAAGTATTTACCAGTCTACTTATCCAGGTAAAGAGCTGGATTCATTTCCGGCAGTTTTACCTTTAAACAAGACTATAAAAACAACTAATACAGCAGCGGCTATCGTTGCCGGGTACATCCATAACTGCCACCAATAATTCGTTACGTCCTTTGCTTTCAAGTACTCACCAATATAGCCTGCAATCCAGAAACCTATCAACATCCCTACACCGTACATGGCGACCGTAACTAAACCCTGCGCGGAAGATTTATATTGTTCACCAGCTATTGTATCGGTATAGATTTGCCCTACTACAAACAGGAAGTCATAACAAACACCATGAAGAATTATCCCTAATATAAGCATAAATGCTAAACTATCTGCATCGCCATAAGCAAATAGCAAGTATCTGATGACCCAAGCAGTGATACCGATTATAATCATTTTCTTATATCCCAATTTACGAAAGAAAAGGGGCACCAATAACAAACACAATGCCTCGGAAAACTGGCCCAGTGCCATTTTAGCTGTTGGATTTGGTAACCCAATAGCGGTTAAAAATGGATTAGCATTTTGATAGTAGAAAGACAAAGGAATACAGATTAAGATCGCTGTTATGATAAATATAAAAAAATCTCTTCTCCTCAATAGACGGAGCGCATCCAGCCCAAGCAACGTAGTAATATTCTTTGATGCTGTTATATGCTTAATAGGAGGTGTTGCGGGAAGTGTAAAGCTAAATATTCCCAACAATAAGGAAAAGAGTGTTCCCAAAAGGAAAGTGTTTCCAAGCGCACCCATTGCGATCGCCTCCTGTTGATCCCAATGGAAAATATAACTAATCGCTACGCCTGAAGTAATCCACCCGATAGTTCCCCAGACACGAATAGTCGGAAATTGTTTCTTAGCATCAGGTAAATGCCTGAATGAAATCGCATTGCTTATGGCCAACGACGACATATATGCAATAAAGTAAACCAGTACATAAGGATAAAAACTTGCTGCGCTCGTAGAGCTGTACATCATATACAGTAAAAAAGCTCCAAAAAGATGCAATACACCCAATAATTTTTCAGCATTGATATATCTATCTGCTATAAGACCGATAAAAAAAGGAGCAATTACTGCTCCTAAAGACTGCGTCGAAAAAATATTAGCAGTTTCGAGCCCAGTAGCCTTTAAGTTAGTTGCAAGGTAAGTTCCAAGTGTGACAAACCATGCGCCTTTGATGAAATATTCCAAAAACATCATCAAAGACAGTTGAAAGCGTAACGTAAAATCCATAGAAACATAAAGCTACACAAAAAAATTATTTCAGGTCACACAAAATGTTCTGCTTACAACAATTTGCAGTGCTTAGATAAGGCTTAGACAGGCTCGTTGTTGTGTTACGGTCAATGAAACAATATTTAATAATAATAAGCATATACCTAAGTTTTTTTAGGTATATGCGCTATAAGTACCCAATAAGTAAGACAAATAATTTACAGCTGAATAAAATAAAACAGGGATAACCTCAGCTACACTCCAGTGAACCTTGAACGGGAGAAGGATCGGCTGCGTCGCGCTGGTCGTTCACACAACGGCAGCAGCCACCCCTATATGGGAGGCGCCAAACAATAGAAAACCCGACGATGAGTCGGGTTTTCTATTGTTTGGCGGAGAGAGAGGGATTCGAACCTTTCAAACAAAATCATGATCAATCGTTCTCAATACTCTTAAAGAAAAGCTTATAAGCATCTTTAATGTAGTATTATGCTTGGATTTATTTGGATTTGTCTGGAAAAATACGCTACCTTTTTTGCTACCATATTGTTTTTAGGTAGCAATTGTTTATCTTTGACGTGAGTTTTAAAAAGCAATATTATGAAAGGTACTACACGCCTAAACCTCCGCCTTGACAAGGTGAGAAAAGACGGCAAATGCTCTCTGGAAATCATCTATTCAGTCCGGGGTCAGCGTAAATACATCTACCCTGGTATTAGCGTTTTCCCTGAGCAATGGGATGACAACAATCAGCGCTTTATAGCTATCGATAAAAAGTCGGCTAAAAAGATCGCTCCCAACAGACCCTATTACGAACTATCAGATCGTGACGACATCTCCACCTTTGAAGGAGTCATCTCAGACACTTTGTTACAATTGGACAGAATCGAG
This Olivibacter sp. SDN3 DNA region includes the following protein-coding sequences:
- a CDS encoding VOC family protein, encoding MKNLIFPCLWFDGKAKEAATLYCSLFNNSSITTETEMVVNFKLNGQLFMGLNGGPQFKPTASISFFVTFENDHELERAWKGLADGGFVFMPLDKYDWSEKYGWVQDQFGISWQLSLGNIREIGQKLVPLLMFCGDYQGMAKDAIDHYVSIFDQSKVDMIATYKPEQVTLDATIVHARFYLGNNLLMAMDSNVPQPFTFNEGISLVVDCKTQEEIDHYWSKLSEGGEESMCGWLKDKFGVSWQIVPTVLHELMSDAQKAPKVMQAFMQMRKFDIEGLLRATKA
- the bla gene encoding subclass B1 metallo-beta-lactamase, encoding MKKILFLLVVGSIFCGCNFSKVKEEGEQYVSDNLVIDKISDHVYTHMSFFNSESFGKVACNGMIVLDDGQALVFDTPADNEASEELINWVKGSLKAEIKSVVATHFHDDCLGGLQAFHSHGVPSYANQRTIDLAKEQEIVLPQNSFEEFLELNVGDEKVNVEFLGEGHTRDNIIGYFPTEKIMFGGCLIKEINATKGNLEDANVEEWAKTVKKVKAKYPETSVVVPGHGKLGGAELLDYTISLFE
- a CDS encoding MFS transporter, with the protein product MEKTSPSSFNSYQILVIAILAVTQFTVILDFMVMSPMGDLMIKSMDMDAKAFGLAVSAYAFSAGASGLLTAGFADKFDRKRLLLFFYVGFIIGTFLCGLANSLVTLIAARIITGLFGGVIGSISMAIITDLFSLAQRGRVMGFVQMGFGASQVLGIPIGLYIANKWGWEAPFLMIATASIFIALIIALRLKPIKQHLGMQQQQKAISHLWHTLKNKHYKVGFAATAFLSIGGFMMMPYSTVFAVNNLGVDHEQLPLLFMVSGVCALITMPIVGQLSDKVSKFKLFAIASIWLMMICVIYTNLSITPFWLVISLNILMMISIMGRMVPSSALTSAVPQKQDRGAFMSINASLQQIAGGIGAVISGLIVYQQDKTTPLMHYNYVGYTVVAITIISILMVRRVDGLIKAQSVAIDDNLPRTSS
- a CDS encoding multidrug efflux SMR transporter, translating into MKKFLFLAIAIVLETIATSAMKSSDQFSKWLPTAVTLAGYIGAFYFLSLTLKSIPIGVAHALWSGIGIVLITVVGIFLYKQVPDFPAVIGQVLIIVGVIVINLFSKTSIH
- a CDS encoding MFS transporter is translated as MDFTLRFQLSLMMFLEYFIKGAWFVTLGTYLATNLKATGLETANIFSTQSLGAVIAPFFIGLIADRYINAEKLLGVLHLFGAFLLYMMYSSTSAASFYPYVLVYFIAYMSSLAISNAISFRHLPDAKKQFPTIRVWGTIGWITSGVAISYIFHWDQQEAIAMGALGNTFLLGTLFSLLLGIFSFTLPATPPIKHITASKNITTLLGLDALRLLRRRDFFIFIITAILICIPLSFYYQNANPFLTAIGLPNPTAKMALGQFSEALCLLLVPLFFRKLGYKKMIIIGITAWVIRYLLFAYGDADSLAFMLILGIILHGVCYDFLFVVGQIYTDTIAGEQYKSSAQGLVTVAMYGVGMLIGFWIAGYIGEYLKAKDVTNYWWQLWMYPATIAAAVLVVFIVLFKGKTAGNESSSLPG
- a CDS encoding Crp/Fnr family transcriptional regulator — its product is MNPLINELEKFGHIAESVKKVITSRTKIIQKSKGGYLLKAGQILGNLFVIDTGLVRAFYIQTDKEINTWFGLEHTLLGSTLPLYLNKPATEYIQCLEDSTIYPLTTTDLLKIYSDFPEMNSIGRKTAESYCVFLEERIAALQTLTAIEKYKRLLGDYPDLVMRVSLGHIASFLGVTQETLSRIRKE